The following is a genomic window from Candidatus Paceibacterota bacterium.
AACGAATCCATTTTGAAGAAACTCCGGCTGTTTCGGGATAAACAGGAGTAAGGCGCCCGGTATGAAAGGCCTCTTTTTCTCCTATTTTCTCATAAACAGGATTTAACATTTTGTCTCCAGAGACTTTACCGGAAAGGAAAATGCCGTCTTTTTCTTTAAGCGTTTTGGTCAAATACGGTTGACTGAACCAAATTGCCCTTATTGTTCCCGTTTTATCTTTGATAAGGGCTTCGGTGATAAACATTTTCTTTTTCCAAGTTTTCAAAATACCTATTTTGACCACTTCTCCTTTTATAGTGCAAACCTCATTGCTCTTCACGTTTGATATGCTTATTATCTTTGAAAAATCATCGTATCTTGAAGGAAAATGAAAAAGAAGGTCATTTATGGTTTCAATGCCCAATTTTTTAAACCTCTTCTTATAACTTGGACCGATGCGATATATATTTTCAATAGGAATATTCAGCATCTTTTTACTTTAGCAAAATAACACCTAAAATAGAAGGAAAATAAAACAAGATATCTTTCATATCTTTTTTAAAAACATACTTAATCTATAGATTTTATCTAAGTGCGTTTGTTTGACGAAATCCGAACCTATTTTGAACGGAACTGACCCGCTCCGCCCCGCCGCCGCTCGCTAACGCTCGCCAGCCAGCAAAAAAGTTTTCTTCGCTTTTCCTGATTTGCGCGCGCCGAATTTTTTCTTCTAAAAGGAAAAGAAAACTTTTTTGCTGGCTTCTGCTCTGACCGAGCAGGGCGGCGGGGCTTCGCTTCGGCTCGGGCGCGGCGGAATTCCCCCCACACCCCCCTTCCGCCGCGCCCTCGCTTGGACGGCCAATTTTTTCGGCGGGCTTATTTAATACTGACAAAAAATCTACTTTTTGCAATACAACTATTATTCTTTACAACAAAACAATTAACATAGTGTGTTCCCTTGTATTTTGTATGTTCATCGCGCCTGTTGCTTCCCTGATCGTCAAGAACTTCGCCTCGTAAATCGCCCGCCCTTTCTGCTTCCTGACCAGTATTTACTACTTGCCAAAAAACTTTTTTGGGATCGGGAATACTTGATGTATCAACATAAAACCGCAGTTTCCACCCCTTGGGTAGTTTTCTACTATTAGAATAATAGTTTTCTTTGTATTTACCAAGTGTTGGATTAAAGAGTTTGGAAGTTATTTTTATATCATATTGTAGATTTTCGGCATAAGGTAAAACTTTTTCGTGAGATTGTTTTGAAGTTAAAGATTCCTTTTTTTGTGGATTAAACGTAAAAATTTTATTCCATTCCTTTATTGCCTCGTCTGTTTTTCCGTTATCTTCTAAATCAACCGCACTTCTAGCAATAGTAGCTTCTGTATTTATTAAAAACTTTAAATTTCCCCGCTCATCATCTGTTAAATAATCATCTACAAGGTTGTCCGAGTTTGCTGGGTCAACAATAATAGCACTATCTAAGTAATCCTTTGCATTATCAAAAAATAAATTTATGCCTTTAGAATAAGATTCGAATTCGAAATTATTTATAATTTCTATCGTTAATAATTCAAGATGAAATGACTTAACATAGCTACACTTATCTCGTTTCCAAGATTTTAGAAGTTTGACCAATGGTACTAAAAGTTTGTTGGCGGCGTTATTTGCCTCGGTTAATTTTTCCCCGTGAATTTTTGGGTTAGATTCTAACCAAAGATCGCTATTATCAGAAACATGAGGGATTTTATAAAGCTCACTGTTTATTTCAAATGCAGGGATAACATCAATACTAAACTCTTCATCATATTCAATCGTAACAGAATGAGTTTGTTGAAATACTGTTTTGTCCGGTAAAATTTCCTTTAGCGTTTTTTCTAAGAGGTTAAGCAGTTCGCTCGGCTTCAAATCTCCATATTTTTCATCATTCAAGACAATAAAAAAATCAACATCTTTTGGTGGACGAATTGCGGTATTTCGAGAATACGAACCAGTTAAAAATGAGTAGGTCTCGTCGTTATCTTTGCCCTTAAATTCAAGTTTTGTTTCAAGTTGTTCTCGTAATTCAATATGAACCTGAACTTTTTTAACATCCTCCTTTGTGAGGTTAATGTGGTCGGCAAGATATTTATCAAATTGTTCTTGTATGGTCATACTCTTATTTTTGAGGAAAAGTCGAGAGAATAGTAAAAACATCATTAACCAATCGTAACGGGACTTGGC
Proteins encoded in this region:
- a CDS encoding nucleotidyltransferase, with protein sequence MTIQEQFDKYLADHINLTKEDVKKVQVHIELREQLETKLEFKGKDNDETYSFLTGSYSRNTAIRPPKDVDFFIVLNDEKYGDLKPSELLNLLEKTLKEILPDKTVFQQTHSVTIEYDEEFSIDVIPAFEINSELYKIPHVSDNSDLWLESNPKIHGEKLTEANNAANKLLVPLVKLLKSWKRDKCSYVKSFHLELLTIEIINNFEFESYSKGINLFFDNAKDYLDSAIIVDPANSDNLVDDYLTDDERGNLKFLINTEATIARSAVDLEDNGKTDEAIKEWNKIFTFNPQKKESLTSKQSHEKVLPYAENLQYDIKITSKLFNPTLGKYKENYYSNSRKLPKGWKLRFYVDTSSIPDPKKVFWQVVNTGQEAERAGDLRGEVLDDQGSNRRDEHTKYKGTHYVNCFVVKNNSCIAKSRFFVSIK